The following nucleotide sequence is from Chaetodon auriga isolate fChaAug3 chromosome 19, fChaAug3.hap1, whole genome shotgun sequence.
CACAGGCTGGTTCACCATGGTCATAGCCATCGAGATATGTGATAATATCAAAGTATATGGGATGGTTCCACCCTACCACTGTGGGTGAGTGTAACCACTAATCAACATATGTAGACTCTCTAAAACACGATAAAACCATTAGTTTGAGTAAAAATCACACGTGAACTGGTTATTAAACTAATTAATACTAAAACTTTGATCTTCCAGAAAGAAAACTGGAGCCAAGAAGATGCCCTACCACTACTACAAGCCCAGGGGGTCTGATGAATGTGTGACATACGTGCAGAACGAGGCCGGACAAAGAGGGAACCACCATCGCTTTATCACAGAGAAACACGTGTTTGCACGCTGGGCAAAACAGTACAACATCACCTTCATTCATCCCAAATGGTGACAAGACTTCTGTGAAAACCGCGGAGAGATCCCACAGAGGCCCgaatggaaggaaaaaaaaaaaaaaaaaaaaaaagcgcttTGAGCTGGATTTTATTGTAATTTCCCCTGAAGGAGCCTTCAAAAAGCCACACGATGAACGACAGCTACTTTCAGGAACGGCCACGAGGgctcagctctgagaggtttcTCTGCGCCGACACGTGGCGTCTGTCTGACAAGAGTTTTTGTAAACAGAAGATgaatttttacatgtttataATATTTTTGTTATGTATTGAAAATGCACTCATGTTTCCAATGTTGCAGGACGATTACATCAGCAAGCAATGTCATTAGATGTGACAAAGCACTATATTCTATTAGCTCTCCATTATACCACAGATTATACCGACACTAATTGTAGTCAAATTCATTAGATCACTTATTCAATGTACACATACAACGCACACTGGAGCCAAACAGCGCGAGCAATATGGCTGGGTACAAAAGCAATTCCTGAACCGATGCATCTTAGGTTGAATTATATAAATATTTGTACGGATTTTTATTTAGAAGCAAAGGCAAAAAGAATCAGTTTAACATCGAAGCACAAAGATccataaaacaacaaagtgacAGTCTAAAATCAGCTAAATTGTGAATTAAGGACGATTAATCTGACCGAGGATTCAGTGCCACTTGGTGCTACAGTCACACTTTAATCCGTATTAAACGAACCTTCAGTTTGAGGGATTTCACCTGCTCCACTCTGCTCAGTGTATCCTCAGTAACATTTTTGCTGCACTAGatgttgattttaatgttttcttgaAAAGCAGGCAGTGAGCATAAAACCGCTGCCTCACAAACTTAAACCTTTTCACCTCGGTGGCATTTCAGCGCATGCAGCTCGAGTTCAAACGGTCCGCAGAATGCATCATGGTCATGTTATGTACCAGTATGTTGCCCTATGGGCTGCACGACtaaattaaaagtgaaactgcagtttttaatcGTAGACGCATGAAGCAGAGAAGGGTGCGATTTCTCGAACAGTGTTGCCTTTTGCAAAGAATTTATCTGTGGACATATTTTGTAAGATTATTCATCCTCAGGAGAggctcttcctcttttcctaaTGAACAGGGAGAGAATATATGAACCACACTGACTGTTATGCTACTTCACCAAGATTAAACTGCCTGCTGAATTTATTGAGATATATGAGCCTGCAATATTAGAGTTtaatgtgatgaaaaatgtaataactGTGAAGTGCGGACCATAAAGAACAGCCCATATCTGCAATACAGAAGGAGGCAACTGAAACTTTATGATGCGAACACACACTGGAGGAAATTATGTCCACCCAGTTTATATCAATGAGGGGAGACTACGTATTAGAAATGCTTTAAGTAATAAAAGTAAATGTAAATCAACGGCACCACAAACTAGAGGCTCCAGAAACAGCTCTCCACTGTAGGCCTGCTGCATCAGGCTGTGCTTGGTGTAACTGTCTATCAAGCCCTTCCACAAACACAGCCGACACCCTCAACAAATAACCAAGAAGGCTGCTGGGGTTGTGACCTCTTTAGTTTTCCCGTCGTCAGAAGTGGGCGAGGTTGTGCCAGGAGCCCCCTCCTCTGCTTGATGAGGGAAAACGAAATACAAGAGGGAGATGAATGCGGCATGCGTGGCGACTGGAAAGTGATTGCATCCACAGTCTGAGAGCTGTTCAGGCCTCTTGTCTTGCCGTCCAGTGTTCGTTTGTCACTCAGAGCACATGGCTCACTTTCCCTTAACGCAGGCATGTGTTTGACCCCGACTCACTCAGAAACCTGAAGCCGACTGTGGCGTTTATGGATGTCATTGGTTTGTTCATGTTGTGCTGGTCTCAGCGCAGTTTTTCCTGAAAAGCTCTGTACTGAttattgaaaaacaaataataagCTTTGAAAAATACCAGTCGGTTCAGCTCTGTGGAtagtatttgtatttaaatatgTACAATTTGTTGAGCATttagaaacaaatgaaataatcgAGAAGCTGTTTTAACAGTGAGCAATACTGAGAGGTCCAGTGATGGGAAACAACGTCACAGTGAACACCAGTTAGATGATAAACTGTCTgccagcatgtctgtgtttactttccTCCATCACTAACTCTTTAATAAACCATTGGACACATCTGAGAAGGCAGCTGTGATCTTCTGTCTCAGCGCCGCCATGGAGACTAAGATGGCCTCCTGTTTGGAAGAAAATAGGAAAAGCTAAATCAGCACGCTGTGTGAGGAGAACAGGCACGATGAATCCATATTGCTTTCAGAAGGAACAGCATTTGCTTATATAAGGACTGGAAATGTATGTTATCATGCTATGCTTCGTGGTTCAACAAATGATGATGAGCCGTCACCTCTGTGCGAATGGTCCTGCTGCCCTGACCGGGGCACGTGTTGAGGTAAAGGTCAAATAACACACTGGGGTCAGTCACATCCAGGTTTTGGTCAGCATCTACACTGGCCTCTAATCCCTGGAGACCTCCAAAAACTACCAAAAGATGCCTGAAAAGTGGAGAAAAGTCAAGCTTAAATTAATGAAACTCCTTGAGAAAATACCATTAATGACATAACAAggctaagagtctacagccatgttagcagctctgtggagctctACTCAGGCACAAaggtgttttgagctaaatgctaacatgctcacaatgacaatactAACATGATGTTCAGAaggtataatgttcaccatATTCACTATTTTAATTTAGTGTATTGGACGCTAACTTTTGCTAAATAGCACAGAAGAaaatttcaaggcaatccatcccatagttgagatatttcagtctgggtCAAAGTGGACAAACCAGACAGACCGACGTTGCCATTCCGTTAGCATAGCTTAGAAAGAAACTCTCCGccttccctcccttcttcttGGCTCTGAACCTACTTGAATGGTGACAGCGTCGTTCGGTCGATgttgctgcctctctctgatgTGCCAATAGTCACATCGTATCCTTCTTTATATGGACTTTCTGTGAAAACCGCACCTGCGTTGCAAACGGACAGCAATAAGGACAAAGCAGGCGCAGCGGCGCCAAGCCTGGATTCTTGCACAGCTTAGTAGGTGAAAACAAAAGCGCTATTTGGCTCTTAATCCTCCAAGGTGTCGCAAAGGTCTGAGTAATAGGAGGAAACCTACTGAGGCACGATGCCAGGCGGACGCTGTAACCCCAGTAGAGACCTCCTTCAGTCCTCGGCACGTGAGGCGCCACCACCACACCTTTGTACAGTTTGCTCTCTGCGGatgacggacagacagatggacacacactaTTGGAACTTTTCATAGAGAAAATATACATAAGACATTAAAAAGGTCACAGTCTGATGGACAAAATTACCTTGACTCTGTGTCTTATTGAGCTGAACTGTGACTCGAAGTCCAGACTGCAGCTGTTTATCAATGCGAACATCCTGTGGGAGCAGAATGACGTAGTTCAGTAACATCGACTTTTTTCTGTAAGttattgttatttgttttggctgtttttaagTGCAAATGGCAGaaattcactggttccagcctctTAATTGTGaatattgttttctttgtcttctatgATAGTAAACTCAATATATTTTGGTTTTGGAGTatttgttggacaaaacaagacatcacgTCAGGCTTCATGgatatttttcactattttctggcattttataaTCAGAAGTCTGTACTACGCTGTAAATGCCAACGATATCTTTAATCATAACATCCACACCTTGATGAAGGTAACCTACATTAAGACACGCTCACCTTTCTCATCCCACAGTTGACTAATGAGCCTTGTCCTTGTTTGGTCGGCCTGTCAAGGACGATTCCTTCCCGGTATTCTGATTCGTCATCTATCCTCATGTGGTGAGGACTGTCTAAAGGGTTGAGCAAACCTGGTAGAAAAAAAGACCAATAACATTACAATATCATCTCCACCTAGATATAGTATTCAGATAATAATCAAAGGGATACGGAGAGGGAGACTTGAGGCAAAGATGCTGTGTGAGGCGACAGAGACAGGTGCATGCTGGTGTTTGAAATACAGCTGGTTAGTTATTGCAGTTTGGACCGCTGATCAGCAGGATGAACAgctggtgctgcagcagtggctgaCAAACAGCTCACTAAGGCAATTAAGGTATTTGATTGCATTTTGTGTTGCACTGCACTCCTCAGAGGCATAACTCTGATCACAGACACCAAACACCTGTTTTTAGATTCAGCGTGACTCACGCTTTCCAAGGATATATTTTCAATTATCCATTAATAAAAGACAACCCTGAATCTGTTTAGAAATTATAACTCCTCATAACTCAAGAACTTGCCTGAGAGtcatcatgtttttaagttTCTTGCTGCATCCAGTGATAGCTGTCTGTACACGCACGGGTAAGCTGCACGCAGGAACTGCTAAAAGCAAATTCGGCGTATTTATAATGGTGCCAAGTCCCAGCTGTCTTGTTCTGATGGTGGacccacagtgtctgctttgaCAAACCTGCTgtaaatgaatgtatgaataGGAAATTTGGATTTTTACCTGCATACTGCAGATCTTGATGTTTTGGGAAAAACCACTTGCGCAGATACCTGGTGGAGAAGAAAAGCTGTGATCAAACTATGATAAAATGGGCTGACAACAGGTGAGATTATAACAACATTCCTACTTACTGGGGACATTCCAGGTACTGAAGTATTCTGGCGAGCTGAATACAAGCATGTCCTTTCTTCCCAACACCTTTAAATTCTCCTTCAACGCTCCTGtgggacaaagaaaaaaaagctcctcTAGTATTTTTCTGATTGGTTTAGGGACTGCTTACCAATTAAGTGTACCTCTTCAGTGACTTACTTCACGTCTTCCCCTTGTTCATCAAACACAATGATCTCATCTACACAGAACACGACACAGGCTCGCGCAATCTGTCCGGCCAGGTACGTACGAAGTTCAGTGGACTGAGCGTTATCCAGGACAGACCCTGGCAGGGCCACGCTCACTGTGTAAGCCCGACCTAAGAGATACAAGCACAGAGCACACATTACAGCACCTGTCCACGGATCTGTAAACTAACAGCAATCCATGAAATGATAGTGAGATTACCgtttttgttttggctctgtTCAAGTTTcgctctctctgcagcctcttgctgtttctgcttttcCAACTGTTTCAACAGCTTGGTCTGTTTCCTTTGCTTCTGAGTCTCCTTTACTGTTATTGAGGAATAATCAACAACATCAGTAAGAAATCAAGATAAACTGCATGTAGACAGACTGGAGATATCCAAATCGATGGTCAAAGGCAGCTGTTCCAAACCTAACTGGTTCGTGACTCTTTAAACTGATGTAATATATACTTGTGACTTGCTTTCCAGtaaagatttgctgcttgtcATTCTTTTAATCATCTTGGGACGCCTTTAATTCATGCGGATCCCGTCAAATCAGGTGGACACATTGTTAAGCCAAAGATTTTGGGCAATATCATTAATAATTAAACTTGACTCCTGAAAACCCCTAAATGAAGTTTAACTTTGACACTTGAGTCTTCAGGAGTGCAGTGCTGGAGCCAAACGTGACAACCCTTACATAAAACTACTCTCTTAGGAGTAGACCTACAAATAACAATAAATGACACCTTAATATTGTGGTCAAACAGATGCCCAAACATCACATGAAATAGTGAGATATTACTACATAAAAATCATGAACAAAATCCACACATTCATTTCGACCAGAGACACTTTAAAACGTCTTGATCTTAGCGTTAAAGAATAAAAGATCGTACTGTCGCTTAAGTGTCAAACTGAACTGATGGGCATGCAGCTGAAAGTTGTTAGCTAGCTACATGTTAGCGAAATGTAGCCTGAGCTAGCTGTTTACTCActttctgctttccttttcttccagtCCACCCTCTCCTCGGGCTGTAAAAACCAAGAAACACATTGTAAGTGAgccagagaaaaggaggaggtcATTTTTAAGTAAAACAATACTGTAACAGCACCTGAGAGGACACTATTTTAGCCCTTTTCGCTGCAACGTCTGTCGACATCTTCACACACGTGAACTATATTTACTTCCGGGTTGCTACCCTCGTTTCAAAATAAGAGTCTGTCGATATTTGCTAATAAAAGCCGACGGTTTTAATAACTGAACTGCTGTGTCTTCGTAATGCACAACTTTTCAAAATATTGGCACATAAATATACATAGGAAGCTGTTTATTCAAAGCTTTATTAAAGTCTTTTGGATACTTGGATATATATCAAATATCTGAGAAACAggacatttaaaaatatttcatgtaGTTTTCTGcttaaaacaaaaatcattgCACAAAAGCATTtacagggatttttttttttaaaggctgagTCTTTTCACTGGCACAGTGTGAGGTTTAATCACTGACGAAACTTTCTCAAGATGTCCTCTGCTGCATCCAGGGTGGAGTCCTCCTTTGAGACAAAGAGAATGAGTCTGAGTGAGATGTCTGTCGAAGAGCAACACAATTATAGAGGAGACCTGAATCAAATTAAGATTTGATTCAattaaataaactgaattttaTGTACTTTAGCAAAACAGAATCGGATGTATTTGTCAAACTCCTTGCTGTGGTCTGGACTGTAGAATGCAGAGACGGGGATTGTTGCCAAAccctgcaagaaaaaaaaagcccaaataaGATCATCTAAACACGTACTCATACGTCATACAGCACTTATGTTATTGCTtgagtcattttgttttgtcatgtctTTCCATCTTGGATAAAATTCTCACTAAACCTTCCATTTTACCTTCTCTTTAATGAGCCATTTAACAAATCTGAAATCGTAGGGTTCATCCTCAGAGCTCTGGTCACTGAAATCCACCTCTGTCATAAAAGGAAGTTAAAGTTAGTCATACATACAGATGCAGTAACGACACCTCactacatacacaaacataaagtGTTCAAGCTGAAACTGTCTTGGCTGATTTAGTCACTACAGTATACGAGTGACACTCACTGACAGAGGAGATGTCTGCCATCATGAAATAGCCTCCCTCTGGCATGATGGGCTGCAAACCCACGCTCTCCAGACACGAGGccagcctcttcctcttgtgCTGCAGCATCGCAGGCAGCTGCTGGAAGTAGCTCTCCGGACTCCCAAACAGCTCGTGTTCTCTCTCAAATCCACGAGCCACTGCCTCCTGATGAAGGCGGGAACAGATGAGGAGACCGAGagaaacaaatatgaaaattaTGATATATGCATTTGATTCTCTGCCCATTTCTGTAAGATAGACCATCAGTATATATCAATAGTATCATGTTTATTATGTGTTAAATCATTCAGACCCTAAATGTAATGGTTTAACCAATAAATTGGCCGATAATATCTTATTACATATATGTTAGCACTGATGTATATGTAATAAGATGATGACAATACCAAACCAGTATCtttggaaaagatgtttttttggcTTGAAGCTGAAAGAAAAGTTCTCTTATGaaatttgtttgtctgtgcaaTGTGCACTGATAACATCAGATGCATCAATGTGGTCAGGCAGACTTTAAAAGACTGATGTTATTCATTTTTAAGTAAATTTGATTCCTCTTTCAGAGTCACAGGAAGATGAATATACGAAAATATTAAATttataacacaaacagcaggagaaTAATTGGATTTTCAGACACGACTGAAAGCTTGAGGCAGTGGAACCAGATTTCTTATTTCAGGCCTGCTCTGATAAAATCTTATGAAGTCATGTTTTGGAGCAACAACAGATGCAATGCTTAAGGAATTATGTGTTTACCTGAGCAGCAGTTgcacaatcaaacacagacatctgATGCATGGCTTTCAGAAGTTTGATGATTTGCCCAGAGCTGATGGCCCAGCCAACCTGGAGAGATCAAACAGCTCATCATAACAATTTGCAGTGAAGAGGAACACATTACCTGAATCCTCTGACTATCTGTGCGTTACCTTCCAGCCAGTCGCACTAAAGGTCTTTCCAGCACTGCCAACAGTGATGGTTCGTTCCCACATCCCAGGGAGGCTGGCTGTCAACATATTGATGGGATTAATGAATCAGGAATGCAGCTTTACACTTTGCGTGTTGAGCTCTGGCTGTATCTCACCTATCTTTACATGCTTGGCTCCATCATAAGTCAGCCACTCGTACACCTCGTCGCTGATGCACAGCACGTCGTGTTTGATGCACAGATCAGCGATCATTTGGAGCTCTTCAGTCTTGTAAACCTGTCATGGACATGGATGTGTGACATGTGTTTATGTACAACAACACACTTTATTCTGTGAAACAACAGAGTGATTTCACAGTGAAATATCTGAAATGCAGGCCTGTTGCATCAACCAGCTGGATGTCAAATAGACACTGCAGTGGTTACCGTCTTACTTTGCCTAACGGGTTGTTCGGAGTGTTGATGACGACGGC
It contains:
- the spout1 gene encoding putative methyltransferase C9orf114 homolog, which produces MSTDVAAKRAKIVSSQPEERVDWKKRKAEIKETQKQRKQTKLLKQLEKQKQQEAAERAKLEQSQNKNGRAYTVSVALPGSVLDNAQSTELRTYLAGQIARACVVFCVDEIIVFDEQGEDVKSVEGEFKGVGKKGHACIQLARILQYLECPQYLRKWFFPKHQDLQYAGLLNPLDSPHHMRIDDESEYREGIVLDRPTKQGQGSLVNCGMRKDVRIDKQLQSGLRVTVQLNKTQSQESKLYKGVVVAPHVPRTEGGLYWGYSVRLASCLSAVFTESPYKEGYDVTIGTSERGSNIDRTTLSPFKHLLVVFGGLQGLEASVDADQNLDVTDPSVLFDLYLNTCPGQGSRTIRTEEAILVSMAALRQKITAAFSDVSNGLLKS
- the LOC143337819 gene encoding kynurenine--oxoglutarate transaminase 1-like — protein: MSGRLRARRTDGVDKNIWVEFTQLAADYKAVNLGQGFPDFSPPKFVQEAFCTALNGGPLMHQYTRPFGHPPLVKSLAKLFSRIVGHEIDPFEDVLVTVGAYQALFSAFQAVIDEGDEVIIVEPFFDCYQPMVKMAGGKAVYVPLRPKAEGGAVLSSGDWVLSPEELASKFTPRTKAVVINTPNNPLGKVYKTEELQMIADLCIKHDVLCISDEVYEWLTYDGAKHVKIASLPGMWERTITVGSAGKTFSATGWKVGWAISSGQIIKLLKAMHQMSVFDCATAAQEAVARGFEREHELFGSPESYFQQLPAMLQHKRKRLASCLESVGLQPIMPEGGYFMMADISSVKVDFSDQSSEDEPYDFRFVKWLIKEKGLATIPVSAFYSPDHSKEFDKYIRFCFAKEDSTLDAAEDILRKFRQ